TTCGTCGTGACGCGCGAGACCGCGAAGGAGTACGGCCTCAAGTCCCTCGCCGACCTGGCCAAGCACAACGGCAAGCTGGTCATCGGCGCCGCCGCCGAGGTGAAGAAGCGGACGGTCGGCGCGGTCGGCCTGAAGGACGTCTACGGGGTCGAGTTCAAGGAGTTCAAGTCGCTCGACTCGTCCGGGCCGCTGGTGAAGGGCGCCCTGCGCAAGGGCGACGTCGACGTCGCGAACCTCTTCACCACCGACACCGACATCGCCGCCGAGCACTGGGTCGTCCTCACCGACCCCAAGAACCTCGTCCCCGGCCAGCACATCGTCCCGCTCATCGCCGACCGCAAGGCCGACTCGACGGTCCGCAAGGCCCTCGCCCGCCTCGGCGCCCTCCTGACGACGGCGCAGCTCACCGAGCTCAACCGCCTGGTGGACAAGGACAAGAAGGACCCGGAGGACGTGGCGCGGGACTGGGCGGAACAGCACGGCATCACAAAGAAGTAGGCGTACCAAGCAACAGCAGGCGTACCAGCATCGGGAGTTGACCGGCATGGCAGCTGAAGACCTGGTGGAGCGGCGCTCCATCGACGTCGTCCCGGACGACGAACGGCACGGCACCGCGTTCAGCCAGTTCACGCTCTGGCTCGGCGCCAATCTCCAGATCACCGCGGTCGTCACGGGCGCGCTCGCCGTCGTGTTCGGCGGCGACGTGGTGTGGTCGCTCGTCGGCCTCGTCCTCGGCAACCTGCTCGGCGGCGCGGTCATGGCGCTGCACTCGGCGCAGGGCCCGAAGCTGGGGCTGCCGCAGATGATCCAGTCGCGGGCCCAGTTCGGGGTGAAGGGCGCCGTCGTCCCGCTGCTCCTCGTCATCCTCATGTACGTCGGATTCTTCGCGAGCGGCAGCGTACTCGCGGGTCAGGCGACGGCTGAACTGACGCACACGAACGACACCACGGGCATCGTCGTCTTCGCCGTCATCACGGCGGTCATGGCGGCGGTCGGCTACCGCGTCATCCACGTGCTCGGCCGGGTGGCGAGCGTGATCTGCGCGCTCGCCTTCATCTACCTCGGCGTCCGCCTCCTGGACCGGGTCGACCTCTCGGTACTTCTCTCCGACGCCCACTTCGACCTGCCGATGTTCCTGCTCGCCGTATCGCTCTCGGCGTCCTGGCAGCTGGCGTTCGGCCCGTACGTGGCGGACTACTCCCGCTACCTGCCCCGCGCCACCTCCGCCAAAGCCACGTTCTGGTGGACCCTGTCGGGGTCGGCGATCGGCTCGCAGTGGTCGATGACGTTCGGGGTGCTCGTGGCCGCCAGTGCGGGGGACGCGTTCCTCGCCAACCAGGTCGGCTACGTCGTCGGCCTCGGCGGCACCGGCCTGATCGCCTCCTTCCTCTACTTCGTGATCGCGCTCGGCAAGCTGACCATCAACGTCCTGAACACCTACGGCGGCTTCATGTCGATGGTCACGAGCATCAGCGGCTTCCGCGGCCAGAAGGTGCTCGGGGCGCGCGGGCGGGCCGCGTACATCGCCGTGATCATGGTGGCGGGCACGGCGGTCGCGCTGCTCGGCAAGGACAGCTTCCTGTCGTCCTTCAAGGACTTCCTGCTGTTCCTGCTGACGTTCTTCACGCCGTGGTCGGCCATCAACCTGGTCGACTACTACCTGATCTCCCGCGAGCGGTACGACATCCCCGCCCTCTTCGACCCGCACGGCCGCTACGGCGCCTGGCGCTGGGACGCCCTGACCGTCTACGGCGTGGGCCTCCTCGCCCAGCTCCCCTTCCTGGTCACCCACTTCTACACGGGCCCGCTGGTCGACCCGCTGGGCGGCGCCGACATCTCGTGGATCGTGGGGCTGGTGGTGCCCGCGGTGCTGTACTGGGCCCTGGCCAGGCGGAACCCGCCCGCCCCTGGGGCTGGGCCCCGTGCGGAAAGGGGGGTTAGCCCCAGCGCCGAGAGCGCCCCGGCGTCGTAACGTAAACGGCTATGGAAGCCCGTGACGCCGAACTCAAGAAGGAACTCGACGCCACTCTGCATGCGCGCAGAGAGCTCGGCGAAGAGTACGACTCCGCCTTGGTCGACTCGTTCCTCGGGAAGATCGAGCAGCGCCTGGACGGCACGATCGACCGCCGTATGCGCCGCCACCTGGCGGAACAGCAGATGGTGGTCGCCCGCGGCGCCCGCTCGCCCGCGAACGGGGTCGACTCCTGGGGCGAGCGCTTCGGGTTCGGCGTCGTCTCGCTGATCCTCGCGGTCCCGCTCTCCGCGATCGCCGTGGTCAACGCGGGCCTGACCGGGCTCTTCGTGTCCTGGGCGGGCATCGTGGGCGTGAACGCGGTGCACTCGTTCCGCGGCCTGTCCTTCGGCGGCCGCGGGCGCGACGACCGCAAGTCGGAGTGGGACGACTGAGACGGTCTTCCCACCCGGCACCTCCCCGTGCAGGACGACCGCCCGCAGAGGGGCCGTCACCGCGAGGGCCCGCCGCACCCCCGGAAACCCAGGGGGCGGGACGACGGCGGTCCCCCGCGGAAGGACGTCGTACCGGGTCAGAGCCGGCCGCGCCCAGGCGTCCACGAACCCGGGAGCCGCTCCGGAGTTCCTGACGCCGACACCGACCAGCATGCCCGCACCGTGTTAAGCGGGTGCTGCGCACACATGACGTCCTCGTGCCGCTCGGTTACGAGTACGTCAGCAGTCAGCAGTCAGCAGTGAACAATCAGCAGTCAGCCGTCACGTCACTGCGACTGCTGCTCCGCCAGGAACGCCAGCAGGTCCTGACGGCTCACCACACCCGTCGGCTTCCCCTCGACCAGCACGATCGCCGCGTCGGCGCCACCGAGCACCGACATCAGGTCGGCGACAGGCTCACCGGAGCCGACCTGCGGCAGCGGGTCTGACATGTGCTTCTCCAGCGGATCGGAGAGCGAGGCACGCTGCGCGAACAACGCGTCGAGGAGCTCGCGCTCGACCACCGACCCGATGACCTCCGCCGCCATGACGTCAGGGTGCCCCGCGCCCGGCTTCACGATCGGCATCTGCGAGACCCCGTACTCCCGCAGAACCTCGATCGCCTCCCCCACCGTCTCCTCGGGGTGCATGTGGACGAGCGAGGGCAGCTCGCCGCCCTCCTTGCGGCTCAGCACGTCGGCCACGCGCGGCTGGTCCCCGGCCTCCTCCAGGAAGCCGTAGTCGTTCATCCACTCGTCGCTGAAGATCTTGCTCATGTAGCCGCGCCCGCTGTCGGGCAGCAGAACAACCACCACATCCTCCGGACCGAGCCGCTCCGCGACCCGCAGCGCCGCCACGACGGCCATGCCGCAGGACCCGCCGACGAGGAGCCCCTCCTCCTTGGCGAGCCGCCGCGTCATCTGGAAGGAGTCCTTGTCGGACACGGCGATGATCTCGTCGGTGACGTTACGGTCGTACGCCGTAGGCCAGAAGTCCTCGCCCACGCCCTCGACGAGGTAGGGCCGTCCGGACCCGCCGGAGTACACGGACCCCTCGGGGTCGGCGCCGACGACGGTGACGGAGCCCTTGGAGATCTCCTTCAGATACCCACCGGTCCCGGAGATCGTGCCACCCGTCCCGATGCCCGTCACGAAGTGGGTGATCTTCCCCTCCGTCTGCTCCCAGAGCTCGGGGCCGGTGGAGTGGTAGTGCGAAAGGGGGTTGTTCGGGTTGCTGTACTGGTCGGGCTTCCAGGCACCGAGCGTCTCGCGGACGAGCCGGTCGGAGACGTTGTAGTACGAATCCGGGTGCTCGGGGTCGACGGCGGTCGGGCAGACCACCACATCGGCGCCGTACGCGCGCAGCACGTTGATCTTGTCGAGGGACACCTTGTCCGGGCAGACGAAGATGCACTTGTAGCCCTTCTGCTGGGCCACGATGGCGAGGCCGACCCCGGTGTTGCCGGAGGTGGGCTCGACGATGGTGCCGCCGGGCTTCAGCTCCCCGCTCTGCTCGGCCGCCTCGATCATGCGCAGCGCGATGCGGTCCTTCACGGAACCGCCGGGGTTGAAGTACTCGACCTTGGCCAGGACGGTCGCCTGGATGCCCGCGGTCACGTTGTTGAGCCTCACGAGCGGGGTGTTGCCGACGAGGCTGATCATCGAGTCGTGGAATTGCACCGTTGTCTCCGGGCTGCGATGTAGTGCGACGAATTGGTGCGGTCAGCCTAGAGCCTCCTCATCCGTTCACCTCCGCTTGCGATTGGCCGACCGTGCTTACGGGGCAATGAGTGGATGTGCGGCCGTACGAAGCGGTACGGCACGAGGAGGTGGCTGCAGGGCATGTCGAGGGCGAGGGTGGCGCGGCGGATCGCCGCGGGCGCGGCGTACGGCGGCGGAGGCATCGGGCTGCTCGGGGCCGCCACGGTGGGCGTGGTGCTCGCCGAGGTGCAGCTCGCGAAGCGGACGGTGGGCAACGGGCACGTGGATCCGCCACGGGCCGACGGGCGCTACGGCGGGGCGTTCGCCGCGGAGGCCGCGCGGCCCACGCACGCCGAACCCGTGAGGTTCGCGATGCTCGGGGACTCCACGGCGGCGGGCCAGGGCGTGCACCGGGCCAAACAGACCCCGGCGGCACTGCTCGCCTCCGGTCTCGCCGCGGTCGCCGAGCGCCCCGTCGACCTGCGGAACGTGGCGCTGCCGGGCGCCCAGTCGGACGACCTGGACCGCCAGGTGACACTGATCCTTTCGGACCCCTCCTGGGTGCCGGACGTCTGCGTCATCATGATCGGCGCGAACGACGTGACGCACCGGATGCCGATGACGCGATCGGTACGCCACCTCTCCTCCGCGGTACGCAGGCTCCGTACGGCCGGTTCGGAGGTGGTGGTCGGCACGTGTCCCGACCTGGGCACGGTCGAGAACGTCTACCAGCCGCTGCGGTGGCTGGCCCGCCGCGTCTCACGGCAGCTGGCCGCGGCGCAGACGATCGGGGCGGTGGAGCAGGGCGGCCGGACGGTCTCGCTCGGCGACCTCCTGGGCCCCGAGTTCGCGGCACACCCCCGGGAACTGTTCGGCCCCGACCGCTACCACCCCTCCGCGGAGGGGTACGCGACGGCGGCGATGGCAGTACTCCCCACGTTGTGCGCGGCGCTGGGCCTATGGCCGGAGGAGGACCGCCCGGACGTCTCGCGCCGCGAGGGCTTCCTGCCGGTCGCGCGAGCAGCGGCCCAAGCAGCCTCGGAGGGCGGCACGGAGGTCACGGCAGCGATGCCGACGGGCCCCCGCGGCCCGTGGGCCCTCCTCAAACGCCGACGCCGCCGCCGCATCCACACCCCCGATCCGTCCCCGCTCCCCCACTGACTTCACGCCCCGGGCAGGAGCGGCGGAAATGGCGTGTCCGATACGGCGGGCCGCCTTGCCCCCAACGAACCGACCTGCGCAGCAAGACAACAGATGGGCACCCTGCCCTACCCCCATAACCCAACCCATGCCCGAATTTGCTCTATGGGACGGTCACCCACTTCCCGCCCCATAGCGGTGAGCGACACATACGAGCCAAGAGTGATCAAACGCGGTCCAGACTCTGCCGATATACACCTGTCTGCCCCCTTGCCCGCCGTCAAAGCGGCTGGTGCCCCCCACCTCACCTGGATAGCTTGGTTCACTCCAGAGAACCCCGCCCCCAGGAGCCGAAACCGTGAACCGCCGCCCCACCCTGCTCGCAGCGGCCGCCATGGCCACTGCCGCGGTCCTCTCGCTCTCGGCGTGCGGAGGGAGCGACGGCGACTCCAAGGACAGGATCGCGGGCGCCGACTCGGACGCGAGTGACAAGAAGAAGGAGTCACCGTCCCCGAAGACATCGGAGGACGACGGGATCGACCGCCCGGAGATCAAGCTGCCCGAGGTCGTGGAGAACGTCTTCGAGGGGGGCGAGACCGGGGACCCGAAGAAGGACGCGGTGCTCGCCGACAACGCGCGTCGGCTCGACGCGATCGACGAAGCGGTCACGGTCGACGCGAAGACGCACCCGGCACTGAAGTTCTACTCCTCCGGCGAAGCCCTGCTCACGGCAGCTGACTACATCCAGGGCTTCCGCAAGGAGGGCAAGAGCTTCGTCGGGACCACCCGCTACTACGACCGCCGGGTCACCTTCCTCAAGGACGACGGGTGAGCGGAAAGAGGCGCAGCAGACCACGGCCACGCGCCAGGACAAAAACCTCGGCGTACACACGCAGGTCCGGACGACGGTCGAGGGCAGTCCGGGCAACCCGGGGAGCCCCAAGTCCGCGAGGACCGGCACGCTCACCCCCGCCAACAGCAACTGGGATCCACCCGCTTGCTGGTACGAACCGGCGTACTCCCCGAAGGGGATCCAGGCCACGGTCAAGGCGATCCGGCAGATCGGCGTACTCAAGATCGGTGACTTCTTCCGCAGACACCCAGGACGTAGTCGTACACGAGATCCAGTCAGTCGCCCGCTGACCGCAAACCACATACCGCAGACCGCAGACCGCAGACCACGACCAAACAGGGAACCCGGACACCGACATGAGCGACCTTCGCCTCGACGGAACGGTCTTCGAGAACCTCAAGAAGACCTTCTCCTCGGTCAGCGACCGCATGGACGCCGCACGCAGAACCCTCAAGAACACCGACGGCTCGGTCGTCGGGGCCGAGAAACTCATCGAGGACGTGCACGAGTTCGCCGACGAGTGGGGCTACGGCGTCAAGCAGCTCGGCAAGCACACGCAGGGCGCCGTCAAGATGATCAACAAGATCGACGAGGAGTTCAGCAAACTGGACCAGGCCCTCGCCGAGTCCCTCAAGTCCGCCAAGAAGAAGAGCAAGTAGCGTGACCGGCACCAAGCGCCCCGCGCTCCCGAACATAGGCTGGGACCCCACACCCGGCAACGTCGAGGACACCCGCGACCTGGCGAAGAAACTCGGTGGGCTGGCTTCGGAGCTCGGCGCCGCGGTCCGAGACCTGGAACGCATCGAATGCGGCGCCTGGAAGGGCAAGGCGGCGCTCGCGTTCACCGAGTACATCGGCGAGGACGTCACCCCGCTCATCCGCAAGAGCCACGAATCCTTCGACAAGGCGTCGCGCGCGCTGTACCGGTGGGCCAAGGAACTCAAGGAGTTCCAGGACGAGACCGACCGCCTCGAGAAGAAGGCCGGGGAAAAACTCGACGCCCGCTCGGAGGCGAAGCCCGACAGCAAGGAGAGCGGGAAGGCTTCGGGAGACGTCGACGGGGTCATCGCCCAGGTCCACGACCTGGAGGACCGCTACGCCAAGGCGGCCGGGGCGATCAGCAAGGAACTCGACAAGGCAGGCGACATCGCCCCGGACGAGCCGGGCTTCTGGGACAAGCTCACCAAGGGCGTCGCGGACGCGTGGAAGACCGCAGGCGAGTGGATCAAGGATCACGCCGAACTGATCAAGATGATCGGCGATGCATTGAGCCTGATCAGTAGCGCCCTGGGCATCCTCGCCATTATCACGGCCCCCTTCGAGCCGATCGGTGCGATCTTCGCAGCCGCCTCTATGGTGACTAGTGGAGCGGCATTACTTACGCATCTGACCGCCAAAGCAGCAGGCGCAGAGGTGAGTTGGGTTGAGATCGGGTTTGACGCCTTCGGTGTGCTTCCAGGGGTCAAGGGCCTGCTGGGCACGGCAAAGGTCGCTAAGGGCACGAGTGCTACGGCTCGTGCCGCAAAGCTCGGAGCCGGCTATGAGGCAGGAATGAAGAGCAGCAAGCTGCTCCAGCTCTTCGGAAAGGGGAAGCCAGCTCCCGTGGTCCAACTCGCCGAAGGCGGCAGCCGTACGCGGCTCGCGGTGGAGAGCGGCCTACAGAACTTTCGTGGCGGTCAGCTGGTCGGCACCAAATCGATCAACGCGCTGGGAAGCAGGTTGCCGTTCGTCAAGAGCGACGAGCTCATCTCGCCCATGGGCCAGGGTGGGCGGGCCTTTGACGCCGCCATCAAGACAGCCTTGACCGGATACAAAGGCCACACCATCGCGAACCGAGATTACGGAAGCTGAGGGCGCCGCATGGACAGCCCAACACCTACGAGTAGTAGCGCGGTAGCCCACCCCTCGCCGGTCGTAGCGGGGGCCACTCTGCCGCCCATGAACTTCCGCTGCCCCGAGGGCATGCACACAATCGAGGTTTCGCTGGACGCCCCCGCACGTGCCCACGCCGCACACCAGCTGGTCAGAGACATCTATCCCAACGGTGAGCCCTCTCTCTGCAACATTATGGGCGCCCTGTACAGCGCGACGGCCGACGAAATGCTGACGGGCGGCGTCAGCTTCTTCGGTATTGGGCTGTACGACATCGAGAACCACGGCGGTGTCGCGCACTGTTCACTGACCATGGCGGTCTTCGAGTCCGGGGAAGCCGATCAGGAGACAGTCGCCCAGGGCATTCTGGTGACCCTCCAGTCCGACCCGCTACGGGAGGTGACCTGGATCGACCTGCCGTGCGGTCCTGCGGTGTCGGCGATCTCCTTCCGCAAGCTCCTCGTCGACGGTCAGTACACGAAGAGTGGCCAGGACGAGGAACTGGTCATGGGCCAGATCCAGGTCCATATTCCGTTCGCGACCGGCCCGTACACGGCGGTCTTCACGCTGGACACGGCTTCGATGGAACAGTGGGACGAGTTCAGCAGTGCCATGGCGGGCATTGTCGGATCGGTCGATTTCCCTGATGGAGAGATGGCGCACTGATGGATTGGCTCACCGACCCCGAAGAAGACGTCCTCATCCATTCCGCAGCCACCTTCGCCACCGGCATGGCCCCCGCCGTCTCCGGACAACGTTGGTTTCGCGACACCGGTCGCAACGACATGCAAGGGGAGTTGGTGAGCGCGGGCTGGCCGCCCGGCCCGGACAACACACCACGCACCGCCGGGAACAAGGCCTCCCGTCGCGTCGGTGGCGCCCTGGCCTCCGCCCTCGCCCTGGTCACGAGCCTCGTCCTCAACGAGAACAACGTCGGCTCCGGCGACGACAAACCCGAGGATCCGGAGAACGAGGTCGACGATTTCCCCGTCATGTGGGCCGCTCCCGGCACCCTCGCGCGCACCCTGCCGTGGCAACTGGACCCTGCACGCCGGCCGAAGAGCTACATCACGGACTTGGTCATCACCAATCACCGCCTTCTCTTCGTCGGTTCCGAGCTCGGACTGCTGGAACACGCCGACGTACTCTGCGAGCTACCGCTCGACGCCCTCGCCGAAGCCCGTCACATGCAGTTCAGCAAACTCGAAGCGGATGTCCGGCTCACCTTCGCGGACCGGTCCTGGGTGCGGCTCTTCACCGGCGCCCGCAACAGCGCCGAACGCCTTGAGCAGATGCACAGCGGAACGGTGCGCATGCTGTCGGCGAACGCGCTCACCGAGGGTCAGCAGCGGGAAGCGGCGCGCTTCTGTACCGGGAAGCCGAAGACGTCGTACCCCCCGACGTACGCCATGCTGCCGAGCGGCACTGTCCTGATGGAGGTTCGCTCGCCGTCCAAGTTCACGGCAGGCTGCTTCGACGTGGCCGTCAACTTGATGGACGAGACGGGCGGACGTACCGGGCCCCAGCCGGGGGATCCCTCCGTCCCGTAGCTCGCCGAGTCCTCTACCGACCGGAGCCCGGCGTGACCTCGGCCCACAGCAACTTCCCCACGTGCCCCGTCCCGAGGGAGTAGGACCCCCAACTGTCCGCGCACGCCCGCACGATGTGCAACCCCCGCCCACCCTCCGCCGTCTCCGGCGGTCGGCAGTCGTCGTCACGGCCGTCCTCCCCGAACCCGGGTGGGATCTCCGGATTGGAGTCCCA
The sequence above is a segment of the Streptomyces sp. Je 1-369 genome. Coding sequences within it:
- a CDS encoding ABC transporter substrate-binding protein, which gives rise to MNRRTLLGGLLATASVPALAACGGGITSLDGGGSGGGGGGSSKDGVTIGTANFTENQVLGHLYAAALEAAGVKTNVRPNLGTREILIPALKGGDIDLLPEYQGALLHYLDPKAKATEEGEMQNALAMRLPRGLQILPYGRAEDSDAFVVTRETAKEYGLKSLADLAKHNGKLVIGAAAEVKKRTVGAVGLKDVYGVEFKEFKSLDSSGPLVKGALRKGDVDVANLFTTDTDIAAEHWVVLTDPKNLVPGQHIVPLIADRKADSTVRKALARLGALLTTAQLTELNRLVDKDKKDPEDVARDWAEQHGITKK
- a CDS encoding purine-cytosine permease family protein encodes the protein MAAEDLVERRSIDVVPDDERHGTAFSQFTLWLGANLQITAVVTGALAVVFGGDVVWSLVGLVLGNLLGGAVMALHSAQGPKLGLPQMIQSRAQFGVKGAVVPLLLVILMYVGFFASGSVLAGQATAELTHTNDTTGIVVFAVITAVMAAVGYRVIHVLGRVASVICALAFIYLGVRLLDRVDLSVLLSDAHFDLPMFLLAVSLSASWQLAFGPYVADYSRYLPRATSAKATFWWTLSGSAIGSQWSMTFGVLVAASAGDAFLANQVGYVVGLGGTGLIASFLYFVIALGKLTINVLNTYGGFMSMVTSISGFRGQKVLGARGRAAYIAVIMVAGTAVALLGKDSFLSSFKDFLLFLLTFFTPWSAINLVDYYLISRERYDIPALFDPHGRYGAWRWDALTVYGVGLLAQLPFLVTHFYTGPLVDPLGGADISWIVGLVVPAVLYWALARRNPPAPGAGPRAERGVSPSAESAPAS
- a CDS encoding cystathionine beta-synthase codes for the protein MQFHDSMISLVGNTPLVRLNNVTAGIQATVLAKVEYFNPGGSVKDRIALRMIEAAEQSGELKPGGTIVEPTSGNTGVGLAIVAQQKGYKCIFVCPDKVSLDKINVLRAYGADVVVCPTAVDPEHPDSYYNVSDRLVRETLGAWKPDQYSNPNNPLSHYHSTGPELWEQTEGKITHFVTGIGTGGTISGTGGYLKEISKGSVTVVGADPEGSVYSGGSGRPYLVEGVGEDFWPTAYDRNVTDEIIAVSDKDSFQMTRRLAKEEGLLVGGSCGMAVVAALRVAERLGPEDVVVVLLPDSGRGYMSKIFSDEWMNDYGFLEEAGDQPRVADVLSRKEGGELPSLVHMHPEETVGEAIEVLREYGVSQMPIVKPGAGHPDVMAAEVIGSVVERELLDALFAQRASLSDPLEKHMSDPLPQVGSGEPVADLMSVLGGADAAIVLVEGKPTGVVSRQDLLAFLAEQQSQ
- a CDS encoding SGNH/GDSL hydrolase family protein → MQGMSRARVARRIAAGAAYGGGGIGLLGAATVGVVLAEVQLAKRTVGNGHVDPPRADGRYGGAFAAEAARPTHAEPVRFAMLGDSTAAGQGVHRAKQTPAALLASGLAAVAERPVDLRNVALPGAQSDDLDRQVTLILSDPSWVPDVCVIMIGANDVTHRMPMTRSVRHLSSAVRRLRTAGSEVVVGTCPDLGTVENVYQPLRWLARRVSRQLAAAQTIGAVEQGGRTVSLGDLLGPEFAAHPRELFGPDRYHPSAEGYATAAMAVLPTLCAALGLWPEEDRPDVSRREGFLPVARAAAQAASEGGTEVTAAMPTGPRGPWALLKRRRRRRIHTPDPSPLPH
- a CDS encoding enoyl-CoA hydratase/isomerase family protein; its protein translation is MTGTKRPALPNIGWDPTPGNVEDTRDLAKKLGGLASELGAAVRDLERIECGAWKGKAALAFTEYIGEDVTPLIRKSHESFDKASRALYRWAKELKEFQDETDRLEKKAGEKLDARSEAKPDSKESGKASGDVDGVIAQVHDLEDRYAKAAGAISKELDKAGDIAPDEPGFWDKLTKGVADAWKTAGEWIKDHAELIKMIGDALSLISSALGILAIITAPFEPIGAIFAAASMVTSGAALLTHLTAKAAGAEVSWVEIGFDAFGVLPGVKGLLGTAKVAKGTSATARAAKLGAGYEAGMKSSKLLQLFGKGKPAPVVQLAEGGSRTRLAVESGLQNFRGGQLVGTKSINALGSRLPFVKSDELISPMGQGGRAFDAAIKTALTGYKGHTIANRDYGS